Proteins encoded within one genomic window of Bradyrhizobium sp. 186:
- a CDS encoding GntR family transcriptional regulator, with amino-acid sequence MIPLDPFPNLIDQVYARILDAITDRTLQPGQRIRQNELADKLGVSRQPVSHALHLLHRQGLVAESGRRGFEVTQLDPSRIRQLYEVRGAIDALAARLAAERAASDAAARARLDAALAAGRRIDLKTTLTELIVLDVDFHRAIYQLAGNPVIEETIAPQWPHMRRSMATVLSELDYRGSAWAEHAAIAGHILAGDANAAERAALAHAQTAGRMTEERLRATEEAAA; translated from the coding sequence GTGATCCCTCTCGACCCGTTCCCGAACCTGATCGACCAGGTCTATGCGCGGATCCTGGACGCGATCACCGACCGCACGCTTCAGCCCGGCCAGCGCATCCGGCAGAACGAACTCGCCGACAAGCTCGGCGTGTCGCGCCAGCCGGTGTCGCATGCACTGCATCTGTTGCATCGTCAGGGTCTGGTTGCCGAGAGCGGCCGGCGCGGCTTTGAAGTCACCCAGCTCGATCCGTCACGTATCCGCCAGCTCTATGAGGTGCGCGGCGCCATCGATGCGCTTGCTGCCCGGCTCGCGGCCGAGCGTGCGGCAAGCGACGCCGCGGCGCGCGCGCGATTGGATGCGGCACTTGCCGCCGGACGTCGGATCGATCTCAAGACGACGCTCACAGAGCTCATTGTGCTCGACGTCGATTTTCACCGCGCGATCTATCAGCTCGCCGGCAATCCCGTGATCGAGGAGACGATCGCGCCGCAATGGCCGCATATGCGCCGCTCGATGGCGACGGTGCTCTCGGAGCTCGACTATCGCGGCAGCGCCTGGGCCGAGCATGCGGCGATCGCCGGACACATTCTCGCAGGCGACGCCAATGCTGCCGAGCGAGCGGCGCTCGCGCATGCGCAGACGGCGGGACGGATGACCGAGGAGAGATTGAGGGCTACGGAAGAGGCGGCGGCGTAG
- a CDS encoding phytanoyl-CoA dioxygenase family protein codes for MKLSQEQLKFFHREGWLFLPELFSQEEVDFLAREAVGIYDANRPEVWREKSGAPRTAFAAHLYNEAFRILAAHPRMIDPVEQLFGEPVYMHQFKINAKSAFTGDVWQWHQDYGTWKRDDGMPEPRAMNVAIFLDEVMPINGPLMLVPRSQNAGDLEASHDLATTSYPLWTLDEATVTRLVEQGGIVAPTGKGGGMLMFHGNLVHGSAGNITPYPRKIVYLTLNAVSNYIRTPTRPEYIAHRDFAPIKTVEDDALLRLARAPRQAAE; via the coding sequence ATGAAACTGTCTCAGGAGCAATTGAAGTTCTTCCACCGCGAGGGCTGGCTGTTCCTGCCCGAACTATTCAGCCAGGAAGAGGTCGACTTCCTCGCGCGCGAGGCGGTCGGCATCTACGACGCCAACCGGCCAGAAGTCTGGCGCGAGAAGAGCGGCGCGCCGCGCACGGCCTTTGCCGCGCATCTCTACAATGAGGCATTCCGCATCCTGGCTGCGCATCCGCGCATGATCGACCCGGTCGAGCAGCTGTTCGGCGAACCGGTCTACATGCACCAGTTCAAGATCAACGCGAAATCGGCCTTCACCGGCGACGTCTGGCAGTGGCACCAGGACTACGGCACCTGGAAGCGTGACGACGGCATGCCTGAGCCGCGCGCGATGAACGTCGCGATCTTCCTCGACGAGGTGATGCCGATCAACGGCCCGCTGATGCTGGTGCCGCGCAGCCAGAACGCCGGAGATCTCGAAGCCTCGCATGACCTCGCCACCACCTCCTATCCGCTGTGGACGCTGGATGAGGCCACGGTGACGCGCCTGGTCGAGCAGGGCGGGATCGTGGCGCCGACTGGAAAGGGAGGCGGCATGCTGATGTTCCACGGCAATCTCGTGCACGGCTCGGCCGGCAACATCACGCCCTACCCGCGCAAGATCGTATACCTGACGCTGAACGCGGTCTCGAACTACATCCGCACGCCGACACGGCCGGAGTACATCGCGCATCGCGACTTCGCGCCGATCAAGACGGTGGAGGACGACGCGCTGCTGCGGCTAGCACGTGCGCCGCGGCAGGCGGCGGAGTAG
- a CDS encoding Gfo/Idh/MocA family oxidoreductase, with amino-acid sequence MNLFHLLQARAAAGKPVRVALIGAGKFGSMFLAQVPHTPGLEVPIIIDIDRDRAREACRTVGWDAARIAATTFTDDGARAIAGGAMDVVVEATGNPAVGIKHARAAIAAGKHIVMVNVEADVLAGPLLAEEARKAGVVYSLAYGDQPALTAEMVDWARATGFRVVAAGKGTKYLPAYHDVTPDDVWQHYGLTAGEAQSAGMNPQMFNSFLDGTKSAIEMAAIANACGLDVPANGLLFPPCGVDDLPHVMRPRERGGVLERSGVVEVVSSLERDGRPVFRDLRWGVYVVLEAPNDYAADCFRQYGLKTDASGRFAAMYKPYHLIGLELNISVLSAALRGEPTGQATGFRGDVAAVAKRNLRAGEMLDGEGGYTVWGKLVPAAASLKAGALPIGLAHRVKLRHDVAYGAMVRWSDVEFDANNETVKIRKVMEAAFAAQH; translated from the coding sequence ATGAACCTCTTCCACCTCCTCCAGGCCCGCGCGGCCGCCGGCAAGCCCGTCCGTGTCGCGCTGATCGGCGCCGGAAAATTCGGCTCGATGTTTCTGGCGCAGGTGCCGCACACGCCGGGGCTGGAGGTGCCGATCATCATCGACATCGACCGCGACCGTGCGCGCGAGGCCTGCCGCACCGTCGGCTGGGACGCCGCACGCATCGCGGCGACGACCTTCACCGATGACGGGGCACGCGCGATTGCCGGCGGCGCGATGGATGTGGTGGTGGAAGCGACCGGCAATCCGGCGGTCGGCATCAAACATGCGCGCGCCGCGATCGCGGCGGGCAAGCATATCGTGATGGTCAATGTCGAGGCGGATGTGCTGGCGGGTCCGCTGCTCGCCGAGGAGGCGCGCAAGGCGGGCGTGGTCTATTCGCTCGCTTATGGCGACCAGCCGGCGCTGACGGCGGAGATGGTCGACTGGGCCCGTGCCACCGGTTTTCGCGTGGTCGCCGCCGGCAAGGGCACGAAATATCTGCCGGCCTATCACGACGTGACGCCGGACGATGTCTGGCAGCATTACGGCCTGACCGCGGGCGAGGCGCAGTCGGCTGGGATGAATCCGCAGATGTTCAACTCCTTCCTCGACGGCACCAAGTCGGCGATCGAGATGGCCGCGATCGCCAATGCCTGCGGGCTCGACGTGCCCGCGAACGGACTGTTGTTTCCGCCCTGCGGCGTCGACGATTTGCCGCATGTGATGCGACCGCGCGAGCGGGGCGGCGTGCTGGAGCGATCGGGCGTGGTGGAAGTCGTCTCCTCGCTCGAGCGCGACGGCCGGCCGGTGTTTCGCGATCTGCGCTGGGGCGTCTATGTCGTGCTGGAGGCGCCGAACGACTATGCCGCCGACTGCTTCAGGCAATACGGCCTGAAGACCGACGCCAGCGGACGCTTCGCCGCGATGTACAAGCCCTACCATTTGATCGGACTCGAGCTGAATATCTCGGTCCTGTCGGCGGCACTGCGGGGCGAGCCGACCGGCCAAGCCACGGGCTTCCGCGGCGACGTCGCAGCCGTGGCCAAGCGCAACTTGCGCGCCGGCGAGATGCTGGACGGCGAAGGCGGCTACACGGTGTGGGGTAAGCTGGTGCCGGCGGCTGCGAGCCTGAAGGCCGGTGCGCTGCCAATTGGCCTGGCGCATCGCGTGAAGCTGAGACATGACGTCGCGTACGGCGCGATGGTGCGGTGGAGCGATGTCGAATTCGACGCCAACAACGAGACGGTGAAGATCCGCAAGGTCATGGAAGCCGCGTTCGCAGCGCAGCATTGA
- the dctP gene encoding TRAP transporter substrate-binding protein DctP, with protein MERRKFLTAGGLGLAASAIAAPAIAQSMPEIKWRYAASWPKALDTLYGGCEYFAKRVAEVTDNRFQIQSFAAGEIVPGLQVLDAVSNGTVEMGNTALYYYWGKNPAFTFGTALPFGLNTRQHISWLLWGGGQSMLNDLLKEHNTIGIPTGSTGAQMGGWFRKEVKSMDDLKGLKFRVGGFAGTIIAKVGGVPQQIAGGDIYPALEKGTIDAAEWVGPYDDEKLGFVKVAKYYYYPGWWEGTGQGHNIINLDKWNTLPKHYQAAVESASRDTFTWVTGKYDAVNPPALKRLLVAGAILKPFPQEVLEGCYGAANEIYADLSKTNPHFNKMYTSLSAFRSESLAWMQVAELSYDSFMMRMRTRT; from the coding sequence ATGGAACGTCGTAAATTCCTGACGGCAGGCGGATTAGGCCTTGCCGCAAGTGCGATTGCCGCGCCTGCGATCGCGCAATCGATGCCTGAAATCAAGTGGCGGTACGCCGCGAGCTGGCCGAAGGCCCTCGACACGCTCTATGGCGGTTGCGAGTATTTTGCCAAGCGCGTCGCCGAGGTCACCGACAACCGCTTCCAGATCCAATCTTTCGCCGCGGGCGAGATCGTCCCCGGCCTGCAGGTGCTCGACGCCGTATCGAACGGCACGGTCGAGATGGGCAACACCGCGCTCTACTATTATTGGGGCAAGAATCCCGCCTTCACGTTCGGGACCGCATTGCCGTTCGGCCTCAACACCCGCCAGCACATCTCTTGGCTGCTCTGGGGTGGCGGGCAAAGCATGCTTAACGACCTCCTGAAGGAACACAACACAATCGGTATCCCGACGGGCTCGACCGGTGCCCAGATGGGCGGCTGGTTCCGGAAGGAGGTCAAGTCGATGGATGATCTGAAGGGCCTGAAATTCCGCGTCGGCGGATTCGCCGGTACGATCATCGCCAAGGTCGGCGGCGTGCCACAGCAGATCGCGGGCGGCGATATCTATCCGGCGCTGGAAAAGGGCACAATCGACGCCGCAGAGTGGGTCGGGCCATATGACGACGAAAAGCTCGGCTTCGTGAAGGTCGCGAAGTACTATTATTATCCGGGCTGGTGGGAAGGGACCGGCCAAGGCCACAACATCATCAATCTCGACAAGTGGAACACGTTGCCGAAACACTACCAGGCGGCGGTCGAAAGCGCGTCGCGCGATACCTTCACCTGGGTGACCGGCAAGTATGATGCGGTCAACCCGCCGGCGCTGAAGCGGCTGCTGGTCGCCGGCGCGATCCTGAAGCCTTTCCCGCAGGAAGTGCTGGAGGGATGCTACGGCGCGGCCAACGAGATCTACGCGGATCTCTCCAAGACCAACCCGCACTTCAACAAGATGTACACGAGCCTGTCGGCATTCCGGAGCGAATCGCTGGCCTGGATGCAGGTCGCAGAGCTCAGCTACGACAGCTTCATGATGCGGATGCGGACAAGGACGTGA
- a CDS encoding transposase, giving the protein MDILTDSRQVSRLEIVETGRRRRWSAAEKLRIVEESCSGPRLVSATARHHGLSKQLLFSWRKAYREGQLGGCQVGGFVPARIVSEVQSTTERAAPAATGTLEVVTANGRRVIVDRNVDVAVLLRIMRGLETLP; this is encoded by the coding sequence ATGGATATCCTTACTGATAGTCGCCAAGTGAGTCGCCTTGAAATTGTGGAGACTGGTCGGCGTCGGCGCTGGTCGGCTGCGGAGAAGCTGCGGATTGTCGAGGAAAGTTGTTCGGGTCCGCGGCTGGTGTCGGCGACAGCACGGCATCATGGGCTTTCGAAACAGCTTCTGTTTTCGTGGCGCAAGGCCTATCGCGAAGGACAGCTTGGCGGCTGTCAGGTCGGTGGATTTGTGCCGGCCCGGATTGTGTCGGAGGTCCAGTCGACGACGGAGCGTGCGGCACCGGCGGCGACTGGCACTCTGGAAGTCGTGACCGCGAATGGCCGACGCGTGATCGTGGATCGCAACGTCGATGTCGCGGTTTTGCTACGGATCATGCGAGGGCTGGAGACACTACCGTGA
- the tnpB gene encoding IS66 family insertion sequence element accessory protein TnpB (TnpB, as the term is used for proteins encoded by IS66 family insertion elements, is considered an accessory protein, since TnpC, encoded by a neighboring gene, is a DDE family transposase.): MIPIPTGVRVWLATGHTDMRCGFPSLALRVQEVLKRDAMGGGLFCFRGKRGDLLKVIWHDGQGACLFTKRLERGRFIWPSVAGESVTISPAQLSYLLSGIDWRNPQETQRPTRVG, translated from the coding sequence GTGATCCCGATCCCGACGGGCGTGCGAGTGTGGCTGGCGACGGGCCATACCGACATGCGGTGCGGCTTTCCGAGCCTGGCTCTGCGCGTGCAGGAAGTGCTCAAGCGCGACGCCATGGGCGGCGGTCTTTTCTGCTTCAGGGGCAAACGCGGCGATCTTTTGAAGGTCATTTGGCACGATGGCCAGGGAGCATGCCTGTTTACCAAAAGACTCGAGAGAGGAAGGTTTATCTGGCCATCGGTTGCCGGTGAATCGGTAACGATCTCTCCGGCGCAGTTGAGCTATCTGTTGTCCGGGATCGATTGGCGCAACCCTCAAGAAACCCAGCGTCCGACGCGGGTCGGATAG
- a CDS encoding IS66 family transposase, with amino-acid sequence MISKPDDLPSDLVSALAALRAEREARLRAEAVAASARAELSDNEALIAHLELRIEKLKRELYGQRSERTARLLEQLELELEELVTTASEDELAAQAAAAKTQNVRPFMRKRPVRKPWPDDIERERVVIEAPTTCACCGGSRLAKIGEDVTKTLEEIPRRFKLIETVREKFTCRDCEKISQPPAPFHATPRGFIGPQLLATIVFDKFGMHIPLNRQSARFKCEGIDLPLSTLADQVGHVTFAVMPLFHLIERHVLAAERLHGDDTTIRVLAKGKCTTGRIWTYVRDDRPFAGPAPPAAVYYASSDRRGEHPQKHLAAFAGILQADCYNGFEPLFDPRKKVLPITPAFCFAHARRGFFELADIEKNAREGKKGKPVSPIALEAVRRLDALFEIERAINGRGADERRAVRQEKSKPLLEDMHVWLLRERENLSRSSEVLKPINYMLRRWDDFARFLDDGRICLTNNCAERALRGIALGRRNWTFAGSQRGADRAAIMLTMITTCRLNDVDPKAWLADVLARIADLPASHLHELLPWEWKLLRQADKPADQQAA; translated from the coding sequence ATGATATCGAAGCCAGACGATCTTCCATCGGACCTTGTGAGTGCCCTGGCGGCGCTGCGGGCCGAGCGTGAGGCGCGGCTGCGAGCCGAGGCGGTGGCTGCCAGTGCGCGGGCGGAGCTGTCGGACAACGAGGCGCTGATCGCGCATCTCGAGCTGCGGATCGAGAAGCTCAAACGCGAACTGTACGGGCAGCGCTCCGAGCGCACGGCACGGCTGCTCGAGCAGCTGGAGTTGGAGCTCGAAGAACTCGTCACCACGGCGAGCGAGGATGAGCTTGCCGCGCAGGCCGCAGCGGCGAAGACGCAGAACGTCCGCCCCTTCATGCGCAAGCGGCCGGTGCGCAAGCCATGGCCGGATGACATCGAACGCGAGCGCGTCGTCATTGAGGCTCCAACGACCTGCGCCTGCTGCGGTGGATCGCGGCTGGCGAAGATCGGTGAGGATGTGACCAAGACGCTGGAGGAGATCCCGCGCCGCTTCAAGCTGATCGAGACGGTACGCGAGAAGTTCACCTGCCGCGATTGCGAGAAGATCAGCCAGCCGCCCGCGCCGTTCCATGCCACGCCGCGCGGCTTCATCGGCCCACAATTGCTGGCGACGATCGTGTTCGACAAGTTCGGCATGCATATCCCGCTCAACCGCCAGAGTGCGCGCTTCAAGTGCGAGGGGATCGACCTGCCGTTGTCGACGCTGGCCGACCAGGTCGGCCACGTGACCTTCGCCGTCATGCCGCTCTTCCACTTGATCGAACGCCATGTGCTCGCGGCCGAGCGCCTTCATGGCGATGACACCACCATCCGTGTCCTGGCGAAGGGCAAGTGCACGACCGGGCGGATCTGGACTTATGTGCGGGATGACCGGCCCTTCGCCGGGCCTGCGCCGCCGGCGGCGGTCTATTACGCCTCGAGCGACCGACGAGGCGAGCATCCCCAGAAGCATCTGGCCGCCTTCGCCGGTATCCTGCAAGCCGATTGCTACAACGGCTTCGAGCCGCTGTTCGACCCGCGGAAGAAGGTGCTGCCGATTACGCCGGCGTTTTGCTTTGCCCATGCGCGGCGGGGCTTCTTCGAGCTGGCTGACATCGAGAAAAATGCTCGGGAAGGTAAGAAGGGCAAACCGGTCTCTCCGATCGCGCTGGAGGCGGTCAGACGCCTCGATGCGTTGTTCGAGATCGAGCGCGCCATCAACGGCCGCGGCGCCGACGAGCGGCGCGCCGTGCGCCAGGAAAAGAGCAAGCCGCTTCTCGAGGACATGCACGTCTGGTTGCTGCGTGAGCGCGAAAACCTCTCGCGCTCTTCCGAGGTCCTGAAACCGATCAACTACATGCTCAGGCGCTGGGACGACTTCGCCCGCTTCCTCGACGATGGCAGGATCTGCTTGACCAACAATTGTGCTGAGCGCGCATTGAGAGGCATCGCATTGGGAAGGCGCAACTGGACCTTCGCCGGCAGCCAGCGTGGCGCCGACCGTGCCGCCATCATGCTGACGATGATCACGACCTGTCGCCTCAACGACGTCGATCCCAAGGCCTGGCTCGCCGACGTCCTCGCCCGTATCGCCGATCTTCCCGCTTCGCACCTGCACGAACTGCTGCCCTGGGAATGGAAGCTCCTGCGCCAAGCCGACAAGCCCGCCGATCAGCAGGCTGCCTGA
- a CDS encoding M23 family metallopeptidase yields the protein MNHRTSRGGYGRETGIIDLGHEPPLSVDGSEAAVIDRRRVSVQWFSGTILTGLCGAALIGGAVFASLDGEMTFAKVPERVEGALRGAFGAADRAATLHKSDRLPPPSESTASRNIVRVSTVARVGSRDVMRVRPFIRIAGNLSMTTSDLSAKIPPFNAQRMLTDVGSDPKTAADDPNNPEAVEPDAEVSFVTKDLSPVLPKAKISAVVALDDILMRVRDAANWRGNGGVRYASLANAAADVSGATGSSDIKMAYATEVSPSDPYAGFETRVVPENVTLLPKTKEQITGGNPNGERVHVVKKGDSVTSVLRDLGATPEEIKAIAATLGPRGRDGGLKDGEKLRILMAPASPGARLQPYRVVVANETMVEAIAALSDLGKYVAVDVSSMNTVTDAVANANSDDDDDDGTGVRLYQSIYETAMRNKVPMPVIDDMIKIYSYDVDFQRKVQPGDSFDVFYAGEDEGVTATEKNDVLFASLTVGGETKKYYRYQSPDDGVVDYYDETGKSAKKFLVRKPVNSAIMRSGFGGRRHPILGYVKMHTGVDWATAYGTPIFAAGNGAIEKAQLEGGYGKYIRIKHNNGYETAYGHLSAFAKGMEAGKKVRQGQVIGFVGSTGQSTGPHVHYEILVNGRFVDPMRVKLPRGRSLEGPMLAGFEKERDRLDGMMSGRGGAIARMSDATGGPLQVTNR from the coding sequence TTGAACCACAGGACGTCACGCGGCGGTTATGGGCGTGAGACCGGGATCATCGATCTCGGTCACGAGCCGCCGCTGTCCGTCGATGGTTCTGAAGCCGCCGTCATCGATCGCCGTCGCGTCTCGGTACAATGGTTCAGCGGTACAATTCTGACCGGACTCTGCGGCGCAGCCCTGATCGGCGGCGCCGTTTTCGCATCTCTCGACGGTGAGATGACCTTCGCCAAGGTGCCGGAGCGGGTCGAAGGCGCACTGCGCGGCGCATTCGGCGCGGCCGATCGCGCCGCGACGCTGCACAAGAGCGACCGCCTGCCGCCACCGAGTGAATCCACCGCCTCGCGCAACATCGTGCGCGTCTCCACCGTCGCCCGCGTCGGCAGCCGCGACGTGATGCGGGTACGCCCCTTCATCCGGATCGCCGGCAATCTGTCGATGACGACGAGCGATTTGTCGGCGAAGATTCCGCCGTTCAACGCCCAGCGCATGCTCACCGACGTCGGCTCCGATCCCAAGACCGCAGCCGACGATCCGAACAATCCCGAAGCCGTCGAGCCCGACGCCGAGGTCTCCTTCGTCACCAAGGACCTGTCGCCGGTGCTGCCGAAGGCCAAGATTTCCGCAGTGGTGGCGCTCGACGACATCCTGATGCGGGTGCGCGACGCCGCCAATTGGCGCGGCAATGGCGGGGTACGCTACGCCTCGCTCGCCAATGCTGCCGCCGACGTCTCCGGCGCGACCGGATCGTCCGACATCAAGATGGCCTACGCCACCGAAGTGTCGCCGTCCGACCCCTATGCCGGCTTCGAGACGCGCGTGGTGCCGGAAAACGTCACGCTGCTGCCCAAGACCAAGGAGCAGATCACCGGCGGCAATCCCAATGGCGAGCGTGTCCATGTCGTCAAGAAGGGCGACAGCGTCACCTCCGTGCTGCGCGATCTCGGCGCCACGCCGGAGGAGATCAAGGCGATCGCCGCGACGCTCGGACCCCGTGGCCGCGACGGCGGCTTGAAGGACGGCGAGAAGCTCCGCATCCTGATGGCGCCCGCAAGCCCCGGCGCCCGGCTGCAGCCCTACCGCGTCGTCGTCGCCAACGAAACGATGGTCGAGGCGATCGCGGCGCTGTCCGATCTCGGCAAATACGTCGCGGTCGACGTCTCCAGCATGAACACCGTCACTGATGCCGTGGCCAACGCCAACAGCGACGACGACGATGACGACGGCACCGGCGTGCGGCTCTACCAGAGCATTTACGAGACCGCGATGCGCAACAAGGTGCCGATGCCGGTCATCGACGACATGATCAAGATCTACTCCTACGACGTCGACTTCCAGCGCAAGGTGCAGCCGGGCGATTCCTTCGACGTCTTCTACGCCGGTGAAGACGAAGGCGTGACGGCGACCGAAAAGAACGACGTGCTGTTCGCTTCGCTCACGGTCGGCGGCGAGACCAAAAAATATTATCGCTACCAGAGCCCCGACGATGGCGTGGTCGACTACTACGACGAGACCGGCAAGAGCGCGAAGAAGTTCCTGGTCCGCAAGCCCGTCAACAGCGCCATCATGCGCTCGGGCTTCGGCGGCCGCCGACATCCGATCCTCGGCTATGTGAAGATGCACACCGGCGTCGACTGGGCGACCGCCTACGGCACGCCGATCTTCGCCGCCGGCAACGGCGCGATTGAGAAGGCCCAGCTCGAAGGCGGTTACGGCAAATACATCCGCATCAAGCACAATAACGGGTATGAGACCGCCTACGGCCATTTGTCGGCCTTCGCCAAGGGCATGGAGGCCGGCAAGAAGGTGCGGCAGGGACAGGTCATCGGCTTCGTCGGCTCGACCGGCCAGTCGACAGGGCCTCACGTGCACTACGAAATCCTGGTCAACGGCCGCTTCGTCGATCCGATGCGCGTAAAACTGCCGCGCGGCCGTTCGCTGGAAGGCCCGATGCTGGCAGGCTTCGAGAAGGAGCGCGACCGGCTCGACGGCATGATGAGCGGCCGCGGCGGCGCCATCGCCCGGATGTCGGACGCCACCGGCGGGCCGCTCCAGGTCACCAACCGATAA
- a CDS encoding SPW repeat protein, which translates to MENWTNAKLCDVANLLLGAFLFFSPWMFGFDAGAASQNAYIAGIAIAVLAIAALAAFAVWEEWLNLIVGLWTLVAPWVLGFQGAKTAMTIHVVVGIAVAVLAAIELWIMSQNPPRLTTGR; encoded by the coding sequence ATGGAGAATTGGACGAACGCAAAATTGTGCGACGTCGCAAATCTGCTCCTCGGCGCGTTCCTGTTCTTCTCGCCCTGGATGTTCGGTTTCGACGCAGGAGCGGCCTCCCAGAACGCATACATCGCAGGTATCGCGATTGCGGTGCTGGCCATCGCAGCGCTCGCGGCCTTCGCCGTGTGGGAGGAATGGCTAAACCTGATCGTGGGCCTGTGGACGCTGGTTGCGCCTTGGGTGCTCGGGTTCCAGGGCGCCAAGACGGCAATGACGATCCACGTGGTGGTCGGCATAGCGGTCGCCGTCCTCGCCGCCATCGAACTCTGGATCATGTCCCAGAACCCACCCCGGCTCACCACAGGCCGTTAG
- a CDS encoding IS1634 family transposase gives MFVARIPNRNSPPAILLRESYREGDKIKSRTLANLSHWPDEKIDALRRVLKGEELVSPAEQLRIERSLPHGHVAAVLGMARQLGLHRLVPDKPRRLARLALALIVARVIEPAAKLATARQLSEATAAHSLGELLDLSAVDEDELYEALDLLGTAQPGIEATLAKRHLHDGSLVLYDLTSSYLEGRHCELARHGYSRDGRSDKLQIVFGLLCAADGCPVAVEVFEGNTADPSTLAAQVDKLKARFKLSRVVLVGDRGMITSARIEADLMPAGLDWITALRAPAIRKLAEDGGPLQLSLFDDRDMAEITSPDFPGERLIVCRNPDLADERRRKRGELLAATEKDLARVKAAVQRQRNPLRGEDEIGLKVGAVLGKRKMAKHFHLAITDTSFDFSRIEDAIANEASLDGFYVLRTNVPAENLDTAATVRAYKSLAQVERAFRTIKTVELEVRPIHHRLAGRVRAHVFLCMLAYYIVWHMRRALAPILFDDHDREAADAARVSPVAKARVSAAARTKANRKHTHDGRPVHSFRTLLQDLATLTRNIVRIGQDAPAAMLTSPTPLQQDVFNRLGIPIAP, from the coding sequence ATGTTCGTCGCCCGCATTCCCAACCGCAACTCACCGCCCGCGATCCTGTTGCGCGAGAGCTATCGCGAGGGCGACAAGATCAAGTCGCGCACGCTGGCCAACCTGTCGCATTGGCCGGATGAGAAGATCGATGCGCTGCGCCGCGTCCTGAAAGGCGAGGAGCTGGTCTCGCCGGCCGAGCAACTGCGGATCGAGCGCTCGCTGCCGCACGGCCACGTGGCCGCGGTGCTCGGCATGGCGCGCCAGCTCGGACTGCATCGCCTTGTCCCGGACAAGCCCAGACGGTTGGCCAGGCTGGCTTTGGCCTTGATCGTGGCACGGGTGATCGAACCGGCCGCCAAGCTGGCCACGGCGCGCCAGCTCAGCGAGGCGACGGCGGCGCATTCGCTGGGCGAACTGCTCGATCTCAGCGCCGTCGACGAGGACGAGCTTTACGAAGCGCTCGACCTGCTCGGCACGGCCCAACCGGGGATCGAGGCGACGCTCGCCAAGCGCCATCTGCATGACGGCTCGCTGGTGCTCTACGATCTCACCTCCAGCTATCTGGAGGGGCGACATTGCGAATTGGCGCGGCATGGTTACAGCCGCGACGGTCGTTCCGACAAGCTGCAGATCGTGTTCGGCTTGCTGTGCGCCGCCGACGGCTGCCCGGTGGCGGTGGAGGTGTTCGAAGGTAACACCGCCGACCCGAGCACGCTGGCCGCGCAAGTCGACAAACTGAAGGCCCGCTTCAAGCTGTCGCGTGTGGTACTGGTCGGCGATCGCGGCATGATCACCAGCGCCCGTATCGAAGCCGATCTGATGCCGGCCGGGCTCGATTGGATCACCGCTCTGCGGGCGCCGGCGATCCGCAAGCTCGCCGAGGACGGCGGCCCGCTGCAATTGTCGCTGTTCGACGATCGCGATATGGCCGAGATCACGTCCCCCGACTTCCCCGGCGAGCGCCTGATCGTGTGCCGCAACCCGGATCTGGCCGACGAGCGTCGGCGCAAGCGCGGCGAGTTGCTGGCGGCGACCGAGAAGGATCTCGCCCGCGTCAAGGCCGCCGTGCAGCGTCAGCGCAACCCCTTGCGCGGCGAGGATGAGATCGGTCTGAAGGTCGGCGCCGTGCTGGGCAAGCGTAAGATGGCCAAGCACTTCCACCTCGCCATCACCGACACTTCGTTCGACTTCAGTCGGATCGAGGATGCCATCGCCAACGAAGCGTCGCTCGACGGCTTCTATGTGCTACGGACCAACGTGCCGGCCGAGAACCTCGACACCGCCGCCACGGTGCGTGCCTACAAGAGCCTGGCCCAGGTCGAACGCGCCTTCCGCACCATCAAGACCGTCGAACTGGAGGTGCGCCCGATCCACCATCGCCTCGCTGGCCGCGTGCGCGCCCACGTCTTCCTCTGCATGCTCGCTTATTACATCGTCTGGCACATGCGCCGCGCGCTGGCCCCGATCCTGTTCGACGATCACGACCGCGAGGCCGCCGACGCCGCGCGCGTCTCGCCCGTCGCCAAGGCCAGAGTCTCGGCCGCGGCCAGAACCAAGGCTAATCGCAAGCACACCCACGATGGCCGGCCCGTGCACAGCTTTCGAACGCTGTTGCAGGATCTCGCCACGCTCACACGCAACATCGTTCGCATCGGTCAGGACGCCCCGGCCGCTATGCTCACAAGTCCAACCCCACTACAACAAGACGTCTTCAATCGGCTCGGCATTCCTATCGCCCCATAA